The following are encoded in a window of Kitasatospora fiedleri genomic DNA:
- a CDS encoding type 1 periplasmic-binding domain-containing protein produces MDRRRVWWGAAVGGAVLAVLAVVLWPTAQEPERLPVRAREYTDTRICLLVDREGVTGAAAAPVWAGMQAASARTHAQISSLKVTGDGSQGRAEIVANTLVQQKCSTVLGAGDVESAALRTIAPANPAVRFAIVGQGGSSGNLVVLDSATDVQEQVDELLAG; encoded by the coding sequence ATGGATCGGCGCAGGGTGTGGTGGGGCGCGGCGGTGGGTGGAGCGGTGCTGGCGGTGCTGGCGGTGGTGCTGTGGCCGACGGCGCAGGAGCCGGAGCGGCTGCCGGTGCGGGCCCGGGAATACACCGACACCCGGATCTGCCTGCTGGTCGACCGGGAGGGGGTCACGGGCGCCGCGGCGGCGCCGGTGTGGGCCGGGATGCAGGCCGCCTCGGCGCGCACCCACGCCCAGATCTCGTCGCTGAAGGTGACCGGTGACGGATCGCAGGGTCGGGCCGAGATCGTCGCCAACACGCTGGTGCAGCAGAAGTGCTCGACTGTCCTGGGGGCCGGGGACGTCGAGTCGGCGGCGCTGCGGACGATCGCGCCGGCCAACCCCGCGGTGCGGTTCGCGATCGTCGGCCAGGGCGGGTCCAGCGGGAACCTGGTCGTCCTCGATTCCGCCACGGATGTGCAGGAACAGGTGGACGAACTCTTGGCCGGTTAG
- a CDS encoding VanZ family protein, translated as MTADDRPTRRPTSGRAGTGPAAPYRSRTAARLLLGLHLLLLGWLCLRPVPGDWTSPPNLSPFASVHQALSLGAPAAARRLGSGVLPLAPVGVLLPLAVGSPLRSRLLSFLRTAGAAALLGTALEILGGWAPGHVLDVDDVLLGTAGAALAHLLLMPPLRALDRRQRAGTWIEAPADGDAPHPATTTDPTATTTASGRAAGRDRTRPRPAPAPGLPVLRSPAAPRG; from the coding sequence GTGACCGCCGACGACCGCCCGACCCGCCGACCGACGAGCGGCCGGGCCGGTACCGGACCGGCGGCGCCGTACCGGTCGCGGACGGCGGCCCGGCTGCTGCTGGGCCTGCACCTGCTGCTGCTCGGGTGGCTCTGCCTGCGGCCGGTCCCGGGCGACTGGACCAGCCCGCCCAACCTCAGCCCGTTCGCCTCGGTGCACCAGGCGCTCTCCCTCGGCGCGCCCGCCGCCGCCCGCCGGCTCGGCTCCGGGGTGCTGCCGCTGGCCCCGGTCGGGGTGCTGCTGCCGCTGGCGGTGGGCTCGCCGCTGCGCTCCCGGCTGCTGTCCTTCCTGCGCACCGCGGGCGCCGCCGCGCTGCTCGGCACCGCCCTGGAGATCCTGGGGGGCTGGGCGCCCGGCCACGTCCTGGACGTGGACGACGTGCTGCTCGGCACCGCGGGCGCGGCGCTGGCCCACCTGCTGCTGATGCCGCCGCTGCGCGCCCTGGACCGCCGTCAGCGCGCCGGGACGTGGATCGAGGCCCCGGCGGACGGGGACGCCCCGCACCCGGCGACGACCACCGACCCGACGGCGACGACGACGGCCTCCGGACGCGCGGCGGGCCGGGACCGGACGCGTCCGCGCCCCGCCCCGGCCCCCGGGCTGCCGGTGCTCCGCTCCCCGGCCGCGCCGCGGGGCTGA
- a CDS encoding PspC domain-containing protein: MSSLARPRHHRVIAGVCAGLAQRFGLTPWTVRIIFLVSCLLPGPQFLVYLALWLLLPQEP; the protein is encoded by the coding sequence ATGAGCAGCCTCGCCCGTCCCCGTCACCACCGCGTCATCGCCGGCGTCTGCGCCGGGCTGGCCCAGCGCTTCGGGCTGACCCCGTGGACGGTCCGGATCATCTTCCTGGTGTCCTGCCTGCTGCCCGGCCCGCAGTTCCTGGTCTACCTGGCCCTGTGGCTGCTGCTCCCCCAGGAGCCGTGA
- a CDS encoding adenosine deaminase has product MEKQITAFAGTAPRVPTSEQIVRAPKVLLHDHLDGGLRPETIVELAADCGYRGLPTTDPKELGTWFREAADSGSLERYLETFAHTCAVMQTRAALVRVAADCAEDLAADGVVYAEVRYAPEQHLEAGLSLDEVVEAVNEGFRIGEANARARGRRIRVGTLLTAMRHAARSQEIAELANRHRDRGVVGFDIAGAEAGHPPTRHQAAFDYLKGENNHFTIHAGEAFGLPSIWEALQCCGADRLGHGVRIVDDITVGEDGRVRLGRLAAYVRDKRVPLEMCPTSNLQTGAAASYAEHPIGLLTRLKFRVTVNTDNRLMSGTSMSREFAHLVDAFGYTLADLEWFTVNAMKSAFLPFDERLAMINDVIKPGYAGLKAEWLFGPRG; this is encoded by the coding sequence ATGGAGAAGCAGATCACCGCGTTCGCGGGCACGGCCCCGCGCGTCCCCACGTCCGAGCAGATCGTCCGGGCGCCGAAGGTGCTGCTGCACGACCACCTGGACGGTGGGCTGCGGCCGGAGACGATCGTCGAACTGGCCGCCGACTGCGGCTACCGGGGGCTGCCGACCACCGACCCGAAGGAGCTCGGGACGTGGTTCCGGGAGGCCGCCGACTCGGGGTCGCTGGAGCGGTACCTGGAGACCTTCGCGCACACCTGTGCGGTGATGCAGACCCGGGCGGCGCTGGTCCGGGTGGCGGCGGACTGCGCGGAGGACCTGGCCGCGGACGGCGTGGTGTACGCCGAGGTGCGGTACGCGCCGGAGCAGCACCTGGAGGCCGGGCTGAGCCTGGACGAGGTGGTGGAGGCCGTCAACGAGGGCTTCCGGATCGGCGAGGCGAACGCCCGGGCCCGCGGGCGCCGGATTCGGGTCGGGACGCTGCTGACCGCGATGCGGCACGCCGCCCGCTCGCAGGAGATCGCCGAGCTGGCCAACCGCCACCGGGACCGGGGCGTGGTCGGGTTCGACATCGCGGGCGCCGAGGCGGGCCACCCGCCGACCCGGCACCAGGCGGCGTTCGACTACCTCAAGGGCGAGAACAACCACTTCACCATCCACGCGGGCGAGGCGTTCGGCCTGCCGTCGATCTGGGAGGCGCTCCAGTGCTGCGGCGCGGACCGGCTCGGCCACGGCGTGCGGATCGTGGACGACATCACGGTCGGCGAGGACGGCCGGGTGCGGCTGGGCCGGCTGGCCGCGTACGTCCGGGACAAGCGGGTCCCGCTGGAGATGTGCCCGACCTCGAACCTGCAGACCGGCGCGGCGGCCTCGTACGCGGAGCACCCGATCGGGCTGCTGACCCGGCTGAAGTTCCGAGTCACCGTCAACACCGACAACCGGCTGATGAGCGGCACCTCGATGAGCCGCGAGTTCGCGCACCTGGTGGACGCGTTCGGGTACACCCTGGCGGACCTGGAGTGGTTCACCGTCAACGCGATGAAGTCGGCGTTCCTGCCGTTCGACGAGCGGCTGGCGATGATCAACGACGTGATCAAGCCCGGTTACGCGGGGCTGAAGGCGGAGTGGCTGTTCGGTCCGCGCGGCTGA
- a CDS encoding LysR family transcriptional regulator — MAHQSSSGPVRPAELGPDADVTLLAPQLAEFAAIARLEHVTRAAQLLGMPQPTLSRAVARLEADLGVDLLARQGRAVRLTRSGRILLDAVERALVEVERGVEAARAEADPAAGRVAFGFLHTMGTDAVPALLRGFRAGHPRVRFQLVQDYVAAMLERLRAGELDLCLVSPLPDDPDLVARPLDEQRLFLTVPADHRLAARRRIRLAEVADEPWVTVEEGYGLRHIMEGFCAEAGFAPRIAFEGEEVETLRGLVAAGLGVALLPPALVPRPGVVELEVTAPRTRRAIGLAWLAARPLTPPAAAFRDFVLSRRGSILAHD, encoded by the coding sequence ATGGCGCATCAGAGCAGCTCCGGGCCGGTCCGTCCCGCCGAACTCGGCCCCGACGCCGATGTGACGCTGCTCGCACCGCAGTTGGCGGAGTTCGCGGCGATCGCCCGGCTGGAGCACGTCACCCGGGCCGCCCAGCTGCTCGGCATGCCGCAGCCCACCCTGTCGCGGGCCGTCGCCCGGCTGGAGGCCGACCTCGGCGTCGACCTGCTCGCCCGGCAGGGCCGCGCCGTCCGGCTCACCCGCTCCGGCCGCATCCTGCTGGACGCCGTCGAGCGGGCCCTCGTCGAGGTCGAGCGCGGCGTGGAGGCGGCCCGCGCGGAGGCCGACCCGGCGGCCGGACGGGTCGCCTTCGGCTTCCTGCACACCATGGGGACGGACGCCGTCCCCGCCCTGCTGCGCGGCTTCCGGGCCGGGCACCCGCGGGTGCGCTTCCAGCTGGTGCAGGACTACGTCGCCGCGATGCTGGAGCGCCTGCGGGCGGGCGAGCTGGACCTCTGCCTGGTCTCCCCGCTCCCGGACGACCCCGACCTGGTGGCCCGCCCGCTGGACGAGCAGCGGCTGTTCCTGACCGTCCCGGCCGACCACCGCCTCGCCGCCCGCCGCCGGATTCGGCTGGCCGAGGTCGCGGACGAGCCCTGGGTGACGGTCGAGGAGGGGTACGGGCTGCGCCACATCATGGAGGGCTTCTGCGCCGAGGCCGGGTTCGCCCCGCGGATCGCCTTCGAGGGCGAGGAGGTGGAGACCCTGCGCGGCCTGGTCGCCGCGGGCCTCGGCGTCGCCCTGCTGCCGCCCGCGCTGGTCCCCCGCCCCGGCGTCGTCGAACTGGAGGTCACCGCCCCCCGCACCCGCCGCGCCATCGGCCTGGCCTGGCTCGCGGCCCGCCCGCTCACCCCGCCGGCGGCGGCCTTCCGCGACTTCGTGCTCTCGCGCCGTGGGAGCATCCTGGCGCACGACTAG
- a CDS encoding MFS transporter, which produces MATFVLLYSTQGLLPILSADLGLTPGQASWTASASTLGLALALLPASALSDRYGRTAVMTASTLAAALLAVALPFAPDLTTLVVLRAVQGAALAGLPATAMAYLAEEVHPAALASAMGLYVAGNSIGGMGGRLVSGWAAAAWGWRWGLAVSAVLALLAVLAFRALIPRARHFRRAPVDARALAATVAGHLRDPLLLRLYALGMLFMAVFGAVYNTVGYRLTAAPFHLPQSVAASIFVVYLVGTASSASAGRLTARCGRRGTLYLAISTTTAGLLLSLADSLPCAVLGLVLITAGFFAGHATASSAVGRTATTGRAQASALYLIAYYLGNSLGGTLGADAYHSTGWPGTATVALTAMACAAGVTLYATRRAVTARRAGAVTTLRA; this is translated from the coding sequence GTGGCCACCTTCGTCCTGCTGTACTCCACCCAGGGCCTGCTGCCGATCCTCTCCGCCGACCTCGGCCTGACCCCCGGTCAGGCCAGCTGGACGGCCTCCGCCTCCACCCTCGGACTCGCCCTCGCCCTGCTCCCGGCCAGCGCGCTGTCCGACCGGTACGGGCGCACCGCCGTGATGACGGCCTCCACCCTGGCCGCCGCGCTGCTCGCCGTGGCCCTGCCGTTCGCCCCGGACCTCACCACGCTGGTGGTGCTGCGCGCCGTCCAGGGCGCGGCGCTGGCCGGGCTGCCCGCCACCGCGATGGCCTACCTCGCGGAGGAGGTGCACCCGGCGGCGCTGGCCTCCGCGATGGGGCTGTACGTGGCGGGCAACTCGATCGGCGGGATGGGCGGCCGGCTGGTCTCCGGCTGGGCCGCGGCCGCCTGGGGCTGGCGCTGGGGGCTGGCCGTCTCGGCCGTCCTGGCGCTGCTCGCGGTGCTGGCCTTCCGCGCGCTGATCCCGCGGGCCCGGCACTTCCGCCGGGCGCCGGTGGACGCCCGGGCGCTGGCCGCGACCGTCGCCGGGCACCTGCGCGACCCGCTGCTGCTGCGGCTGTACGCGCTCGGCATGCTGTTCATGGCGGTCTTCGGCGCGGTCTACAACACGGTCGGGTACCGGCTCACCGCCGCGCCCTTCCACCTCCCGCAGTCGGTGGCCGCCTCGATCTTCGTGGTCTACCTGGTCGGCACCGCGTCCTCCGCCTCGGCCGGCCGCCTGACCGCCCGCTGCGGCCGCCGCGGCACCCTCTACCTGGCGATCTCCACCACCACGGCGGGCCTGCTGCTCTCCCTCGCGGACTCGCTGCCCTGCGCGGTCCTCGGCCTGGTCCTGATCACCGCCGGCTTCTTCGCCGGCCACGCCACCGCCTCCTCCGCCGTCGGCCGCACCGCCACCACCGGCCGCGCCCAGGCCTCCGCGCTCTACCTGATCGCCTACTACCTGGGCAACAGCCTCGGCGGCACCCTCGGCGCCGACGCCTACCACTCCACCGGCTGGCCGGGCACCGCCACCGTCGCCCTCACCGCCATGGCCTGCGCGGCCGGCGTCACCCTCTACGCCACCCGTCGCGCCGTCACCGCCCGCCGGGCGGGAGCCGTCACTACACTTCGGGCATGA
- a CDS encoding Uma2 family endonuclease: MSTDPAVFAKLREIAARLPEVPGIGKIEIADGTIVMTTSPVKRHELAVVRIVRQLNEQLPRTHPGHVAHGGADVVDPVRGRLRNPDVMVFPEEALDSEEAALLPHQVLLVVEIVSAADPQNDYRAKVADYAAMGIPLYLLVDPRKGTGIVYDEPGYTRRTDFAFGDVITVGPWTLDTGVLRMYAG; the protein is encoded by the coding sequence ATGAGCACCGACCCCGCCGTGTTCGCCAAGCTCCGGGAGATCGCCGCCCGGCTGCCGGAGGTGCCGGGGATAGGAAAGATCGAGATCGCGGACGGCACCATCGTGATGACGACGTCTCCGGTGAAGCGGCACGAGCTCGCGGTGGTCCGCATCGTCCGCCAGCTCAACGAGCAGCTTCCGCGCACCCACCCCGGCCACGTCGCCCACGGCGGCGCCGACGTGGTGGACCCCGTCCGCGGTCGGCTCCGCAACCCGGACGTCATGGTCTTCCCGGAGGAGGCCCTCGACAGCGAGGAAGCCGCGCTCCTCCCCCACCAGGTCCTGTTGGTGGTCGAGATCGTCTCGGCGGCCGACCCGCAGAACGACTACCGGGCCAAGGTCGCCGACTACGCCGCCATGGGCATCCCGCTCTACCTGCTGGTCGACCCGCGCAAGGGCACCGGCATCGTGTACGACGAACCGGGCTACACCCGCCGCACCGACTTCGCCTTCGGCGACGTGATCACCGTCGGCCCCTGGACGCTCGACACCGGCGTCCTGCGCATGTACGCCGGGTAG
- a CDS encoding thymidine phosphorylase — MDAISVIRAKRDRGELTDPQIDWVIDAYTRGEVADEQMSALAMAILLNGMTAREISRWTDAMIRSGERMDFSSLGVPTADKHSTGGVGDKITLPLAPLVAACGAAVPQLSGRGLGHTGGTLDKLESIPGWRALLSNEEMLDVLRGCGAVICAAGDGLAPADKKLYALRDVTGTVEAIPLIASSIMSKKIAEGTGALVLDVKVGSGAFMKNLDDARELARTMVGLGRSAGVATVALLTDMSTPLGLTAGNALEVRESVEVLAGGGPADVVELTLALAREMLTAAGVHGKDPADALRDGSAMDHWRRMITAQGGDPDAALPVARETHVVPAPATGVLTALDAYAVGVAAWRLGAGRARKEDPVQAGAGVELHAKPGDPVTAGQPLLTLHTDTPERFPYALEALADAVTVAPAGTAFTPAPIVLDRIG, encoded by the coding sequence ATGGACGCCATCTCCGTCATCCGGGCCAAGCGCGACCGGGGCGAGCTGACCGACCCCCAGATCGACTGGGTCATCGACGCCTACACCCGCGGCGAGGTCGCCGACGAGCAGATGTCCGCCCTGGCCATGGCCATCCTGCTGAACGGCATGACGGCCCGCGAGATCAGCCGCTGGACCGACGCGATGATCCGCTCCGGCGAGCGGATGGACTTCTCCTCGCTCGGCGTCCCCACCGCCGACAAGCACTCCACCGGCGGCGTCGGCGACAAGATCACCCTCCCGCTCGCCCCGCTGGTCGCCGCCTGCGGCGCCGCCGTCCCGCAGCTCTCCGGCCGCGGCCTCGGCCACACCGGCGGCACCCTCGACAAGCTGGAGTCCATCCCCGGCTGGCGGGCCCTGCTCTCCAACGAGGAGATGCTCGACGTGCTGCGCGGCTGCGGCGCCGTGATCTGCGCCGCCGGCGACGGGCTGGCCCCCGCCGACAAGAAGCTCTACGCCCTGCGCGACGTCACCGGCACCGTCGAGGCGATCCCGCTGATCGCCTCCTCGATCATGTCCAAGAAGATCGCCGAAGGCACCGGCGCCCTCGTCCTGGACGTCAAGGTCGGCTCCGGCGCGTTCATGAAGAACCTCGACGACGCCCGCGAGCTCGCCCGCACCATGGTCGGCCTCGGCCGCTCGGCCGGCGTCGCCACCGTCGCCCTGCTCACCGACATGTCCACCCCGCTCGGCCTCACCGCGGGCAACGCGCTCGAAGTCCGTGAGTCCGTCGAGGTGCTGGCCGGCGGCGGCCCCGCCGACGTCGTCGAACTCACCCTCGCCCTGGCCCGCGAGATGCTCACCGCCGCCGGCGTCCACGGCAAGGACCCGGCCGACGCCCTGCGCGACGGCTCCGCCATGGACCACTGGCGCCGCATGATCACCGCCCAGGGCGGCGACCCCGACGCCGCCCTCCCGGTGGCCCGCGAGACCCACGTCGTCCCCGCCCCCGCCACCGGCGTCCTCACCGCCCTCGACGCCTACGCCGTCGGCGTCGCCGCCTGGCGCCTCGGCGCGGGCCGCGCCCGCAAGGAGGACCCGGTCCAGGCCGGGGCCGGCGTCGAACTCCACGCCAAGCCCGGCGACCCCGTCACCGCCGGCCAGCCCCTGCTCACCCTGCACACCGACACCCCCGAGCGCTTCCCGTACGCCCTGGAGGCCCTGGCCGACGCCGTCACCGTCGCCCCGGCCGGCACCGCGTTCACCCCGGCCCCGATCGTCCTGGACCGGATCGGCTGA
- a CDS encoding cytidine deaminase encodes MRHAYAPYSKYPVGAAALVEDGRTVVGCNVENASYGLGLCAECGLVSALHASGGGRLVAFTCVDGGGELLMPCGRCRQLLYEHGGPDLLVELPSGIRPMSEVLPDAFGPERL; translated from the coding sequence ATGCGGCACGCGTACGCGCCCTACAGCAAGTACCCGGTCGGGGCCGCGGCCCTGGTCGAGGACGGCCGCACGGTGGTCGGCTGCAACGTGGAGAACGCCTCGTACGGCCTCGGCCTGTGCGCCGAGTGCGGGCTGGTCTCCGCGCTGCACGCCTCCGGCGGCGGCCGGCTGGTGGCCTTCACCTGCGTGGACGGCGGCGGCGAGCTGCTGATGCCGTGCGGGCGCTGCCGCCAGCTGCTGTACGAGCACGGCGGGCCCGACCTGCTGGTCGAACTGCCCTCCGGCATCCGCCCGATGAGCGAGGTGCTGCCGGACGCGTTCGGACCGGAGCGGCTGTAG
- a CDS encoding ABC transporter permease: MSTAVAGKPKSPVASAKRTKLTWPVVLLLIALALVLFAAVGAATGNHGLTSSGQIAAALSSAVPIAMAGLGGLWSERAGVVNIGLEGMMVAGTFCGAWGGFLVNPWVGLLAGMAGGALGGLLHALVTVTFGVDHIVSGVGINLLIPGICAYVNRIYYKDYVADGAGANQSPPSDSLPTFTFPGLSGWLDGVEKHHWFLVSDVAGIVRGLVTELSVVTLIAAVFLVASYFLLWRTVFGLRLRSCGENPSAAESLGVNVYKYKYLAVTASGAFAGLGGAYLSLVAAHFYRDGQTQGRGFIGLAAMIFGNWMPGGLAAGAGLFGFTDSLQLRDADSVHVLLLVVAVAMALLALWQFYRRKLTAGAISIVVAGGVAAWYACTDEVQRPLIVATPYVITLVVLALASQRLRMPKADGLVYRKGQAK, encoded by the coding sequence ATGAGCACCGCAGTCGCCGGCAAGCCCAAGTCGCCGGTCGCGTCCGCGAAGCGGACCAAGCTCACCTGGCCGGTGGTGCTGCTGCTGATCGCGCTCGCCCTGGTGCTGTTCGCCGCGGTCGGCGCGGCCACCGGCAACCACGGCCTGACCTCCTCCGGCCAGATCGCCGCCGCGCTCTCCTCGGCCGTGCCGATCGCGATGGCCGGCCTCGGCGGCCTCTGGTCGGAGCGCGCGGGCGTGGTCAACATCGGCCTGGAGGGCATGATGGTGGCCGGCACCTTCTGCGGCGCCTGGGGCGGCTTCCTGGTCAACCCGTGGGTCGGCCTGCTGGCCGGCATGGCGGGCGGCGCGCTCGGCGGCCTGCTGCACGCGCTGGTCACCGTCACCTTCGGCGTCGACCACATCGTCTCCGGCGTCGGCATCAACCTGCTGATCCCCGGCATCTGCGCCTACGTCAACCGGATCTACTACAAGGACTACGTGGCCGACGGCGCCGGCGCCAACCAGTCGCCGCCCTCCGACTCGCTGCCCACCTTCACCTTCCCCGGCCTGTCCGGCTGGCTGGACGGCGTCGAGAAGCACCACTGGTTCCTGGTCTCCGACGTGGCCGGCATCGTCCGCGGCCTGGTCACCGAGCTGTCGGTGGTCACCCTGATCGCCGCCGTGTTCCTGGTCGCCAGCTACTTCCTGCTCTGGCGCACCGTGTTCGGCCTGCGGCTGCGCTCCTGCGGCGAGAACCCGTCCGCCGCCGAGTCGCTGGGCGTCAACGTCTACAAGTACAAGTACCTCGCGGTGACCGCCTCCGGCGCCTTCGCGGGCCTCGGCGGCGCGTACCTCTCGCTGGTCGCCGCGCACTTCTACCGGGACGGGCAGACCCAGGGCCGCGGCTTCATCGGCCTGGCCGCGATGATCTTCGGCAACTGGATGCCGGGCGGCCTGGCCGCCGGCGCGGGCCTGTTCGGCTTCACCGACAGCCTCCAGCTGCGCGACGCCGACTCGGTGCACGTGCTGCTGCTGGTGGTCGCCGTCGCGATGGCGCTGCTCGCGCTCTGGCAGTTCTACCGCCGCAAGCTCACCGCCGGTGCGATCAGCATCGTCGTCGCGGGCGGCGTCGCCGCCTGGTACGCCTGCACCGACGAGGTGCAGCGCCCGCTGATCGTGGCCACCCCGTACGTGATCACCCTGGTGGTGCTCGCGCTGGCCTCGCAGCGGCTGCGGATGCCGAAGGCGGACGGCCTGGTCTACCGCAAGGGCCAGGCCAAGTGA
- a CDS encoding ABC transporter permease — translation MTSPNPPAAPAAKRSLRERVDLERIGLALAAPVLAVLLSLIIAGALLAVSGRDPFDAFSIMWNYGTASDGQVAVLNKATVYYLAAAAAAFGFRMNLFNIGIEGQYKLAMMFAAFVGSQVDLPAFLQIPLLLVVAMCVGGLWASIAGLLKVYRGVSEVISTIMLNAIATAVIGVLLVPGIFAPKTSGTTNSIQTGKISESSHFFSIETQGGTLWGFIVIAVLVGVVFQFTLNRTRFGFDLRATGRSETAASASGVNVKRMVITSIVVSGALAGLVGLPELMQNTPYFGQNVQTGLGFIGISVALLGRNTPIGIAFSALLFAFLDASGAQLPTRGDYPSEIIPVIQGTIVICVVVAYELVRRYGLKRQQQKVGAELAAQAAAAAQKEVAA, via the coding sequence ATGACCAGTCCCAACCCCCCGGCCGCACCCGCGGCCAAGCGGTCGCTGCGCGAGCGCGTCGACCTGGAGCGGATCGGGCTCGCCCTGGCCGCCCCCGTGCTGGCGGTGCTGCTGTCGCTGATCATCGCCGGCGCCCTGCTGGCGGTCTCCGGCCGCGACCCGTTCGACGCCTTCTCCATCATGTGGAACTACGGCACCGCGTCCGACGGGCAGGTCGCCGTCCTGAACAAGGCCACCGTGTACTATCTGGCCGCGGCCGCCGCCGCGTTCGGGTTCCGGATGAACCTGTTCAACATCGGCATCGAGGGCCAGTACAAGCTGGCCATGATGTTCGCCGCGTTCGTCGGCAGCCAGGTCGACCTGCCGGCCTTCCTGCAGATCCCGCTGCTGCTGGTCGTCGCGATGTGCGTCGGCGGCCTGTGGGCGTCGATCGCCGGCCTGCTGAAGGTCTACCGGGGCGTCAGCGAGGTCATCTCGACCATCATGCTGAACGCCATCGCCACCGCCGTGATCGGCGTGCTGCTGGTGCCCGGCATCTTCGCGCCGAAGACCAGCGGCACCACCAACTCGATCCAGACCGGCAAGATCTCCGAGTCCAGCCACTTCTTCTCGATCGAGACCCAGGGCGGCACCCTGTGGGGCTTCATCGTGATCGCGGTGCTGGTCGGCGTGGTCTTCCAGTTCACCCTGAACCGCACCCGGTTCGGCTTCGACCTGCGGGCCACCGGCCGCTCGGAGACCGCCGCGAGCGCCTCCGGCGTCAACGTCAAGCGCATGGTGATCACCTCGATCGTGGTCTCCGGCGCGCTGGCCGGTCTGGTCGGCTTGCCCGAACTCATGCAGAACACCCCGTACTTCGGGCAGAACGTGCAGACCGGCCTCGGCTTCATCGGCATCTCGGTGGCGCTGCTCGGCCGCAACACCCCGATCGGCATCGCGTTCTCCGCGCTGCTGTTCGCCTTCCTGGACGCCTCCGGCGCCCAGCTGCCCACCCGGGGCGACTACCCGTCCGAGATCATCCCGGTGATCCAGGGCACCATCGTCATCTGTGTCGTCGTGGCCTACGAGCTGGTGCGCCGCTACGGCCTCAAGCGCCAGCAGCAGAAGGTCGGCGCCGAGCTCGCCGCGCAGGCTGCCGCGGCCGCCCAGAAGGAGGTCGCGGCATGA